The genomic region CCGTCGCGAAGCTTACCTCCGAGATACCTAGAATATCGTAAGGGTTCCAAAGCTTGGGGACAGTTCGCTGGGTGACCATAATCAGGTAGGCCATGCCAGCCATGAGGGCCCAGCCGATTATCACAAAGATAACCCGCTTGACCCTCCATTGGCTACGCTTCTGTGCTGACTTGAGCGACTCGACAGTAGCCGCATGCTCTGACTTGTAGTTGGTCTTGATCCGTGGCGCAAGCGCATCTTGGTCGCGGTTCGGGCGAAGGAGTGTGTAGGTAAGGGGAACAGTGACGATGCCGGTGAGAGTCAGGATAAAGAAGGGGAAGAATTGGCCCTATTAATTCGAGTTAGCTGGTGTCGAAGCATAGAGACAATGCCGTTCTTACCTGCTCGTCATAAGAGTAGTCGGAACTCATCTTGACGGTTTGAAGAGAGCCCCAGGGCTACTCTCAAAGCAAGCTCGAGGGGAAACGTAGCCCACAACTCAAGGCGATCAATGTATAGAAGATAGAAACAAAGACACACAAAAGCGctctaataaaataaagagaTATCTCTTTACAAAATGAAGAACAAGTTCTCTGCCCCAAAAGAGTGTATTTTACTGGCAGATAATATTGTGCTTGTTGGGTGAGAAGGTAAAGTTAAAGAAAagtgctggtgttgtcgttTAGTTACGGCCACGCAGCGCATTTCCCATGGTCGACCTTCGTCTGGAGTAGGAAGCGGGCGGGTTGACGGCTGCCGGTGATCGGATTATCTGTCACTCCCCACTTGCCGCCTGCACTGAATGGCTCCTTGCCGTACGCGCCACCGTGTTCTCAGTTTCAGCACAGAGGAACAATTTTAGAAAGGACAGCCACTGTTTCTTAGTACACTCAGCCCTGCAATCTATGACCTTCTAGCGCCAACCCCAACTCTATTTCGAGCCCGACTAAGGTACCTTATGCTTCAAAGTTACCGACTCAGAACGGAGCAAGTGAATTCTATTACTTAAATAGGAACGAGACCAACTGGCCATAATTTGACAAATGAAACGCTTAATGTATATTAAAGACGCTTATAATGATATACTTGTTCCTCCCAATCCAAATCCGAATCCAATTTTCAAACCCAAACTTATAAAGCAACCTTAGAACTATGCTTCTAGGCTAGAGACATGCTGCTCGTATTATATCCACTTCCATCCATCTGACACGATACTCAGATCAACTGCTACCCTCCGAGTCACTCTTCTCTTCGGGCTCCTCGTAAAGAGTGTTATCGTCGAGGGTAGTcataccaagaccaagaccacTGAGATCTTCCACATCGGTCTCGTCCTCTGTAGTTGCACCATTGCCCATCTCCTCCGCCAGAATGTTTCTGATATCCTCTTCGCTGAGAATAGTTTGAATGCTGCCCCTACGCACCCATGGTCTTGAATCAGAGCGTCCGCGTTCAACCAGTCGCTCAATCTTGAGTCTGTTCTCAATAAACTTGAGCTTGGGGAAAGCACTTTGCTTTCCTTCGTGAATCATACGGGATAGCCGATGGGGATCAGGGTCCGACAGAATGCGCCAGAAGTCTGAAATTCTCGACTTTGGCCAAATCGTAATAGTGCCGCTGAAttgttgaagccaaagcTGACTCCAGTCTTGACCAAGAGGCCGGGGCAACAACTCGGCATGGCGGATAAACTTGAGCCACTTATTCATGTCCAGTTTGAGATAGTGCTCAAACGCAGACATCAGGTAGCCGCCTCGCCATCCACGCCCCTTGCGATGTGTGACTGGGTGACCAACTGAGCctcgagaagagaaaaagaaaaggttGATATGTGGGTTGACTTGGCTGACAATTGTAAAGTTGACGTTGAAGTGTGTGTTCAAGGCCTTGATGGGAATATCCGTTCGCAAACTGCCATCCTTCCACTTGTGGCCAAAAGAGTACGGCTCTAGAGAACCGTCTCgagtcttcatcatgagAACGACAGGGTTAATAATTCCGGGTACAGCGGCCGATGCCAATACCGCCGACCAGATAACACAATCGGGGCTTGTGAGGTAGTTGCAAAGAATCGTCGGCGAATGGGGGTCAGCTGGCACACAGGTAACATTGAGAATGCGACCTGTTCGTTCATAAGCTTCTCGGAATGTCAAGGAGCCATGTGTCCACCAGCCGCATCGTCGCGCCCAGTCAACGGAGTCAAATCGAGCTCCAGTCTTCCACCATCGAGGAATCCAGACTGTAAAGGGTTCGCGGCAGGCGTTGATTCGCTCAGAAAGTGCTGGCACAAGAAGTTGCTTAAGCTCATCATTCGTTCGAGTGGCCACCAAAGCAGCTACTAAAGCACCACCACTGGTGCCTGTAATGACATCTGGTAGCAGATCCGCATCGAGCAAAGCTCGGACAACGCCAATGTGATAGTAGGCAAAGGCTGCGCCTCCGGAGAGACAGAGAGCTGTTCTTCCGTAGTTCGCATAGACGTGTTTGAATAGAACTCGCTTCTGCTCCATTTCGAGCTGCTTGGTGTTTATCAGAAATTTGATGCacttctcctctgcttcaGGTTAGAATCTTCGTGTCTAGCTGGGGCATTGGGGACTCACCTTCATCGAGGAAATTTTGTACCAGATTCTTGGTTCCGTAGTACGTTTGGCTGTACAACCTCGCgttctcaacaccaacaaaatTATTCTTGACGCAAGCTTCTATCAAGGTCTTCAGCTCATCCACCGCTTTACCTCCATCACCCTTCTCGCCCTTGctttcttgctcttcagcgCGCAGtcttgtcttcttcatctgctcCCAAACTCTTCGAACAGTCTTGGAATCGTAGTATGCGAAATCGTTCTCTTCCCTCCATGTTTGTCGACCAAGGTAGTTATCGAGCTCCTTTGCGGCACTTACCCAGTCCTCATACTTCGAGGCATTTCGCAAATTTCTTCGGAGTCTTTCTCGCTGGCCGCGCCATGTGAAGAAATGCTCGTACACCCAGATGTATAGTCTTGTCGAGAGATAGGCAACGGCAAGTCCACCCAGCCATGCAAACACGAAGAAAAGCAAAGGCCACTTTGAAAGTTGGTATAGATATCCCTCTCGGGTCTCGTCCTTGGTGCGGGTCCCTAGAAGACCTTCAACAGCCCCTTTTC from Fusarium oxysporum Fo47 chromosome III, complete sequence harbors:
- a CDS encoding acyl transferase/acyl hydrolase/lysophospholipase; amino-acid sequence: MSSSSYSSLLPRDPVYGFPPESFDPSLLPDVDTEFVNAQDLEAFEKALQAPDPLQSPTDENGARSPRSPSSFSVTKRPSQVESGLADDVAAVAAAADAASGDLPVPPTPSQGTFITAQNDWAPVNEKIYSRRRGSKRSKRKRRGGKGAVEGLLGTRTKDETREGYLYQLSKWPLLFFVFAWLGGLAVAYLSTRLYIWVYEHFFTWRGQRERLRRNLRNASKYEDWVSAAKELDNYLGRQTWREENDFAYYDSKTVRRVWEQMKKTRLRAEEQESKGEKGDGGKAVDELKTLIEACVKNNFVGVENARLYSQTYYGTKNLVQNFLDEEEKCIKFLINTKQLEMEQKRVLFKHVYANYGRTALCLSGGAAFAYYHIGVVRALLDADLLPDVITGTSGGALVAALVATRTNDELKQLLVPALSERINACREPFTVWIPRWWKTGARFDSVDWARRCGWWTHGSLTFREAYERTGRILNVTCVPADPHSPTILCNYLTSPDCVIWSAVLASAAVPGIINPVVLMMKTRDGSLEPYSFGHKWKDGSLRTDIPIKALNTHFNVNFTIVSQVNPHINLFFFSSRGSVGHPVTHRKGRGWRGGYLMSAFEHYLKLDMNKWLKFIRHAELLPRPLGQDWSQLWLQQFSGTITIWPKSRISDFWRILSDPDPHRLSRMIHEGKQSAFPKLKFIENRLKIERLVERGRSDSRPWVRRGSIQTILSEEDIRNILAEEMGNGATTEDETDVEDLSGLGLGMTTLDDNTLYEEPEEKSDSEGSS